One Styela clava chromosome 4, kaStyClav1.hap1.2, whole genome shotgun sequence genomic window, AAGCAAAATAAACATTCATTCAGTcgatatttcatcaaaataccTAAATACAAACAAAGCAAGTAATACCCGCCATAAAATTCAATCGCATTTATAACCTTACAGTTACgagtttattattaaaattataaaatgacaaaaacagATGAAGAACTTGATAATCTTATTGCGCTTTTGAGCAAGAAGATAACTGAATCTGATTTCCCGCAACTACGAGATGCTTCAAAAGATGAGGCAATCAAGGAGTGCGATCTCAAGCGTTTGTCGTCACCAAAGGAATGGTTGACATTTCTTCGTGAAAAGAACCTTTTGTCCTCAGGTTGGTAATTTGAAGTTTTaggaaattgataaaaaattattttaagtgCAAACCAGTTCATTGCTATTATTGTCCAGACTCTAATTTTTGTTACTATTCGAATAGGAAAACAAACGAACAATCAAAACTGGCTTGAAGTTAAAACCAGTAAATTAGctgtataatatattataatatataatataatagacCTTAAGTCATTTGAAGCTTGTCCCACACAGGAAAAAGTGGTATAAACAAACGATTTTTACATTAGGCCTCATGATCATTGTTATTTgagtataaatttttatttttcacagtTGGGGCCAAATTGCGTATTGTTTGTCAAACAGCTCgttatttagttttttttacttaACTTAAATAAAAGGATACTTTTGTGGAACGATTTTAACGACTCCTCAGCCATTATGGTCATGCATTTTGAACGATCCCATGCTAGCTATTCCTGCACCAATAATTAATCCAGCGAATAATACCTTTTGTATATTGTCACAACACGAACATTCGAGATTAAAAGTCCACTGGAAAACATCGAACTTTCTGGTCTTGgtaaattgtttcaaaaaaacaaaattttattcattttaccaAAAGTaaggaaatatatattcaaacttgCTGAAATTTGCAAAGTTTCCCAACGTACAGCACTAAAACTAGCATAAATGCAAATTTAcgcttttataaaaataaatgcaaatttATGCTTTAACGACCATATTATTCTCCACATGGCATATTGCTAAAATTTGTTCGTACATGTCGTGTCATATTTAAAATGATATGGTCAatgaatattataatttataaaataatttttgtattggCAGATGATCCGAGTTTCATCGAACATGTTTTCGAAATCTGTCGTAGACCGGACCTATTAACAATTGTTATGGAGTACAGAATATCAAATTTAGGTCTTCAAAACGAAGAGGAATTAGGGAAAAAATTAATCCGGGTGCGAAcctcaaaaaaatataaaggtTCTCcaggtaaataaaatatttattacaatGCAAATATTGCATTGGCATATTATACagttataaaaatgaaattaaacggctagagaattttgagaaatattaaaaaaagagtTGTATATATCATCCGTCTTATTAGTCTTGAAAAGCAATTTACAACAAACtcatatatacatgtatatatatgtttatgcGTTATCCCAGTTCACGACAGTTGAGCAATAAATGCGTTCAAATATAATTTGCCAAAACGTGTGTCATATTTGAGAACATTTATCGAGTCACTTTTATTAATTCATTACTCTAATGTATTTTAAGAAATTGTTGAAGTACCAAACTCCTTCCCAAACTTTATCGGTGAATGCTTCCATGATCATATCGACAAGGCTTCATTAATAATTGacacatatatattttgtaatgttACGTTAAACGCGTTACGTTGAACGTATCTGATTCACATTATTTGAAGTACAACATGATGtataaaaatgtatataaaattgtaatatttattcataatataaaatatataacggTAATTATTACTAGCatctcgttttatttttagaccAACCGGATATCGAACAAGGAGAACCGGCGATAAAATTATCTGCCCCCCCGAAAAATCGACGAAAAAGCTCATCCACTAACTGACTCATTCCCATGGGATATTCGTTTACCAGATTGAGAGTATAGCCGTAACATTTCATATTACAATACAAATTTGTGTAATTCTCGTCATAATTACCATACTTAtcaatgtaattatttttagctgctttttttcggtactcccgtagtatgtgaaccaagatggcggacaccgggacgtagtatgtgtaccaggttagggttaggccataattttattccaattttctttattttagttctattacgatttcggggactagtcaagtgacatccgtagtatttgtacctgaaattatggcctaacccggtacacatactacgttccggtgtccgccgtcttggttcgcatactacagcaGTACCGTTTTTTCTTACTAGCTATGATAgcttttgataaaaaaaataataagttaCTTAAAGTCTCGAAAACAATGTAGCAAACTATTTTTCACGGTATTCTGACGCATGATATTCGTAAGATTTGTGCAACTGATTTTATGTAGCGTTTTACACCTTTTATTGGAGCGAAGCTTTACCAAAAAGCAATCGATACGTAAGCTGCGGTTATTACGTGTTGTAAGTACCAATATATTTCCGTACCCACACGGTTTATTTACACACTGAGTGGCCTGCAAGGTGTTGAATCTGATATTGGAGCATTGTTTTTACTGCGTTGTGTTTATTTGAGCGCGGGTTCGCTGCACATACTTTGATAATGTAAATTTTTGATGCTTTTTCTGTATCATTTGCTATCTGTGTAATTTATGTCGTTTATCTGTGAATACATTTGTGCTGAAAATTTCCGCGTGAAACTGTATCTAGGCTTCGTGTCATTTGTAAGATTCATTCTGAGTACCATCAGCGTGACTTGTGATAATGTGAGGGTGAGTGTACATTTTGTTTAGTATAgtaaaatgtattcaaaatcgctaaacaaatttgatattcaagttttttcaaataaaaaatgttcaTGAATTAATTTCCAGCTttctgttattattattatcttaatTTTTTTCCCACTTATATATTTTGACACTTTAAAAATCGAAATGATGTTAAATGCCAGGAGACGAACTTGCGACTATTCATAGTTCAGTTTTACTTCCGAGCTTCCCTGTCAAATGAAGCAATTGGCACCCATCCAATCATTTTCTTGCTACGTAAACACGCGATTaaacaaactaaaaataaaGCTTTGCTAACGTTATTAGaagaaagatttgaaaaaattacgctTGATCATAAATAATAACTCATAAAAACAATTCTTCATTGAGCATATAAATGCACGGCTGTCATAGTAACATCTTTGTTGAAATCGACTCGCTGTAGAGAAAACTTTACTGTTAGATGTAAAAATCATCGACCGAATAGTGTTTAATAATTGCATTTTTTGGATGTTTTTATTCAACGTTCTGTGCCATCAGAAAAAGATTGTAAGTTGATTTTGTCTTGAATATGCAACAAATGCaactttttcaaatataaagtCCGTAGCGAGACGTAAACAAGCCAATATGCGTCATATCAATGAAATGGCTGAGTGTGTTATATCCTTGatgaataacaaaaatatcCCATTAATATCATATGCAGAGCCTGGCCATTTGATGAAAATGCCGAGCGCGGTCAATGATATGTCTTACACAAGCTCATATTCAGCTTCAATCTACTCACCCATTCAATCAGAGCGTAATCGCGTGATATATGCCGATATACCCAGCTATTTACTCTCAAAGGCCCACTCTCCACAAAAATAaccataaatattattttaccattttgatataatataactacattattttttgaatagagCGGAAAAACATCTGGAAGTAGTAATTTGGAGTCAAAATATCATAGTAAAAACATATTTGGTAAAACGACTATGAAGTCGATGGAGTGGATGCAATATTTTGTTTACAAAATACCGGCATGTATAGATTCATATAATTCTCGGTACTGAGAGCATGGAGGATAGGATTTAAAACCATGTGTAACATTGATAGCGgatgagaaataaaaataacatatttaatCAAACTATTAATGGCAGTAGGGACAGGTGTATTATTATTTACAACGTTATATATAGCAAGTCCATACCATACCATGTCGGCCGAAGCAAAAAGAATGagataaaatataaacacaaCCAATATCATTCCGATATGCTTAGCAGTCTTTGCATATTTTTCTTTTCTCCCTACCTTCGGGCGGCAGAGGCGATAAATAATAGGTGGATACGTTACAAGTACTACCAAAGCTGTAATGCTCATTGCCACTAATACGAGAAGCATTGCACAATTCATATACAACTCATCAGTGATCAGACCGATGTCTCTTTCATCGTTCTTCATTTTGAGCATTCTCAGACCTATCGGTGCTATGTGAAGCGGTATAGTTGCTCCTATGGAAAGAATTAAGCAAAAAATGGACATCCATACACCCGTTTTATTCTTCATCCAATCTCTTGCTTTGAATGGAAAAAATACGGCAACAAACTTCAAAATCGATAAAGAGGAAACaattaaatttgcaaatattccCGATGTTGTCAGCAATGTAGACCTCATTTTGACGTAAAATTCCATAGTTTCTTGAAATGAAAGATGATGTACGTAACTATAAATCTCCACTCCTACAAAAACTGTTAAAGCGATCACGTCCCCGATTACAAGACTCAACACCAACACGTTAGTTGCAACATTGAGTATGGTTTTTCTATAGCGAACAATCAATGCTAATAGAAAAATGTTTGCAATGTACCCAAATATTACAACAATCCACCAAAGAATGTCCGATACCAGCAGAAATATTTCCATGTCTTCAACAAGCTGTGCAGCATAATTTGTAAGCGCAACatagttattgataaaacgagTTTTTGAGCCTGGATTTACTCCCACCGTTGTAGTATTACTGTCGTCATTCGGATTTACTGTTGAAACCAAGTCGAGGGGGAATATTGACCCATCCATTGGTATCTAAATGAATAAGACAAGCTGCTAAAAAGAAGAGGACCAGTTATTTTTCACAAAATGATTTGGTGGATAGAAATAGAACCCAAATCAAACATAGAACTGTTTCACGAAACAATCTCATATATGGTATCAATTCTATCGTTTTAATTCAAGTGTATTTAGCACTGCTATTTGAAGATTGCTAAGAATAtgtataaaagtaaataaaacttTCATGTTTGACACGTGTGATATAGCTTGATTACGTGCAGCTGTATGgacccgacccttgaccccagaaaaattctctaCTCTATATTGCGAACTTTTTTATGCGCATATTACGAATGTTTTGGAGAGCTGGCTCTTAGACGCTGGTTTACATGTTCAAAACCATCTCcttaattaaaattattcaaccaCGTGGCTGCGAGaccaatttttgattactgccaTTACTGCCTCTAAATACTTCGATTGTCAATATATCCTATATTGACAATCGAAGTATTTAACTATTTTTGGGAACACAACTGAAAACAGGCACATATCACGCAAAACtacgaaaacgaggcaatgtttacaaccatgcttgaatatctgtctgagcgactgcagaaattgtaattgttacgtcattgacCACTTATTGCTGGTTGGTTGTGATTACGacaataaacaaggaaatcgatactcggggaaacatccattataTGTAAGGATGGCAATTTCGGTTATAATGCATTGACTGTTGATGAGACAAAATTGATTGGATAACCACCGAATTTTACTGAAGCTTTCGGCGGTATTTTTCAACAATACCAAAGGGGTTTCATATTTACGACCTGAATGCGCACTTGTTGAATGTCGTTTCATAGCCGTTCTCAAAATACAGTCAAGGAACTACGGTAGATTCACGAGAATTTATCCTGACTGATAACTCATTGcttaatttctatatttttaagtGTTAACTATCTAACTAATATCGGTTAACCAATCAAGAGGCTAACCATTGTCcttcataaatatattagattTTGCAATGTATGCACGATATAATTTAGTATCCTGTAGCATTGTATTCTGGATATAAACATTACAAAGTCCACTGTTTCTGACTGAATACTCTAATGTGGATAGATACCACGTACAAACTATAGGTGGTAAATTGACCAATTATTAATTGAGAAAAGTCATAATTCACTCTGCCTCAGGCTACCATTCTCATACATTTAATCATTAAATACAAGTCTAATATAGCTGATTttcatataattatattttgtaaaattaacaAGAATTGGCGAATGCTGTGGTTTCCTGTGTGATAATATAAAGTGTGTCCAATATAGTGTGAATAATTTTGTTGCTAAGATGTGTATATGTTCAAATAACTGTTTACTACATCTGGCATTTAGAATGGAATCACTAAGAGCGAACAGGGAAAATCTCATAATGAGTGTGTTTAACTGGTCAATAATTAGGTACATgtgttaataaatatttttgtgtggttaaaaataagtttacttcgcttttctcattttttCATTGCCAAAAAAGGCTTCTAGTTTATTCGGGGCATATTTTTCAGTCAGAAATTTGAATACATGGTACCGtcttttagtattttataatgtgttTTGTCCTATATTTAATATGGAATGAATTTCGCAAAATCAGTTCAGATTTTGACTTATGTCATGTGACTCCGACCTCTCCGTACAGTATGTTTCCTTATTTTGTCCGCTTTGGAAACGATCCTGCTTTGACGACTTCTCAGCAATTATTATCCTTGCGTTTCAAGTTTTCATTTCCGTATACATTTAATGACGTTCACTAATCCGGATGCCGGATCGCATAGAGACACCGTACATATTATGTATTATGTACAAGAATTGAATCGCATAATAAGCTATGAAAAGCAAGAAATTTTCGTCCGATTCTTCGAGTTCGTCAAACGTTTTGTATTGTACCCTTGACAGGGTAATCCTAATTCCTCTGGTCTAATTCATGGAGGAGAAGCAATGCAGGAAACTATGCTATCAATATCACCTATAGGTATTATCGTCTGGTAGTACAAGGAACTGATTCTGTTAGACTTCAGTGGTCAAGAGTTATCAAAATTCACAGTAACCATCTATAGTCAACTCAGTCTCTTTGTAGTTGCTAGAGGAGAACCGATATGCGATCTGCGATCCGATGGtaatatacaaatttatacCGTGAAAAGTTTGTAGCTGACAACTAAAATGTATATTAAACATGTCTTTTTTTGCAGATCAACTTGAATCTGAATAGGAGAATTAGTTATAGCTTTATTTTGAACCACCGCGAATTGACGTCACGTCCTATTAGtgacaaaaaaaacatgatcTCTTTCGAAGCTTTTTAAGCCTTCCACGAATTCAGGTAAAAATCTACAATTGTCACGCATTCTCGCCTAAACAACTAATCGTATAGACGCCAAGTATAAAATTCATTGTATCACATACAATTTTAGGAATTGTATGATAACGCGAAAAAATGATTTGCAGTAAAGTGGGATTGACCGTGTAGGACACAGTAGAAGAATTCGAAAAACTTCTACAACTGTTGCGTGCCTTACAGAGAATGTGGTAGTATGAAATGGAATCAACCTTACAAAATATCGTAAACAATAAACCAAAGAATGCCAGGAGCATATTTTCCGATaatgaatatgttatattaGCGACTTACACTATTCAACTCGTGAAAGATAACACGACACCTATTGCATCTCGGGTTTTGCTGTGTACTGTAACTGTATGTACACATCTGGTCAATTGATTTTATGCTTGCTCTCATTATGTAGGAACAGGAAAGTTTTATTAAAGACTGCAGTCAACCTACTATTGCTGGGATTAGCTATATGGAAGTTGACAATGCTTGTCGTTATGAGCTGTTTCGAAGAATATGAATTGGTATACCTGAATTTATTCGACTATACAAAGTTGtacttaaaaaaatgaaatcttcGATGATGACGACCTTAGGGATCTTCACCGCTTTATATCTTCTGCCATATAAGTTCGTATGAGTTATCCATTTAAAGCAAATATTTGGCTGAGGAGACAGAACGGTGTTTGGATTATATCGGTCTCAGCTCTTTCTGCGATAGTCTTAACCATACCATTGTATGTGTTAATGTTTAACGGTATCGAAGGGAGCATAAGTGAAGAAACAATCACTGGAGAATCGTATATTCAATATCCTTTGGTGATCGATGCCATTGCTTTGACAGTTGCTATTATGTCAGTCACATCCACACATTCGTTCATGATGTACTTTCTGTGTCAACGAAAATGggaagaaaaaagaaatatgtGGATGCTGTTAAATATGTTTTAATGTTGCTGATTGCGGTTTGTATTTACTTGAGCTTGGTAGCTTCTACAGACATGGCGTGGCTTGTTCTCGATGTTGCGTCTCATCCACCTTTTTCCAGTTTTGTGAACAAATTATTGAAAGTAGTTGTGTTTTTTTTCTCTGTCACTTACGATTattcatatgattttaaatcCAGTTTTTCATGCGTTTATCACGGAAAAATTCACAGAGTCGTTCGGAATATTAGTTTGCAAGAAGTGAACCTATAAGAGCTGGATTTTTGAATCTCGTTCTACATACAATCTAGAAGATATTGCTTATCTTTAAAGTTAAATACACGTATAAGCAAATGCTTCATGTCGTAGCTGGTAGTTTTGCAATTTAAGATATTGAATAGCGACATTATTTAGGCCCAAAATTTTGGTCGCTTGTCAAATACCACGATTGCTACTTCATCAAGATCtgttgtttttcattatttttgataCTTATAAAGTAATGTTCTCAATATTTATTAGCAAACAATTTAAGTTGACTAATGAACTTTTCAGTAACAGGTTGTCATCACTAGTTTCGATGCAGATATTACTCCAATGTATGACTCAAAATTGATAGTTGATAtacgtttttattaaatatacattcaatcaaaaataatgatttattttacaTATAGAGAAGAAAATAATGTGTAATGAAATTAATGTTAAAGCGATTTATCATATCATGTAACTCATGTAAACAAAGTTGGGTTTCTAACAATGGCTCTTgcatgaattttatatttttttaaatacaattttacatTGTCAGTTACTTATCGTTACCAGGTGAACTATGAATAGTTGCAAGCTTAAACTTAAGCAAAAGACTGGAACACACAAACTTAAAAAAAACGTCAAAGTGTCATTGAAATTAATTGTACTTCATCAGTTTCATTGTTGTTGAATTTCTTCCAAATATTCTTGTTCTTCATCATCTTCTGTTTCTAGAGTTAGAACGTATTCGCCGTTGGCTCcgtaaattattttcaaatcctgacgaaaatttaaaaaaaaaatggtgatGACAAAATGCCTGCTTGAAATAAACATGTTCACGttgatatattcaaaaataatttaccgATGATGCTTGTTCATTAATGTTGTCTTGAAACATCTTAAGAACTTTCGGATCAATTGTCCAATTAATCATTCGAATTTCTTCGCTCACGTGAGGTATCAATCTAGATATTGCGATAACGTTTAGGCCCCATGCTGTTGTCATTTCAGATGCGCTGATGTCCAATACATTCATCTGTCATACATCGATTAAAACACAAGAAAATACATagattattaatatattatattgagtaATAACAGTCGCCAAATAAGTTATTATATGGTCattaatgttttaaaatatagtgaTCAAGTCGCTAAtatttaaagatgaaatttgCGTTTTCATTTACGTGTTTTGATCTCAATTTATCTCATTCATGTCTGGTGTATTCACACAAGATTGACAGTAATTGATTGATGCTGTCGTCTTGTTTAATTTTAGTCactttgattgatttttgcAATGCTGACACGAAGAGCGaataatcaaaatcaaattttcttaGAAATGGCAGAAACAGAAAAATTGGCTTTTCCTTCTTAGAGTTATAACACTTGTTAAACTTATAAAATTTGTTCAAGATTCAAAAAGACCGAAATTGGAATAGATGTCTTCGTGTCGACATGTTCTTTGTTGaattaaataacaattttaaataactAAGAGGCGTTTATTTGAAATCATTCATGAAAATGTATAAAACATAATACATTCGAAGTAAGACTTTACAGAATGCTATTATTGCTAATATAATCTCGTATATtcttctatttatttattttaaacgatAATACAGTTGTTATTCTCACCGTTGATGTTTTTAGTGATGCTTGAAAATTTCTTATTTCTTTGTTTGTGATCTCACATTTGCTGAGGTTCAGTTCTTTGACGCCATTTGTTTGAACAATATCACCCAACATAACCATTGCTTGTACGTCTAAGCCTTTGTTTTCACTCACATTCAAATGATATAACtgtcaaaaacaatgaaatatgacTTCATAAAATCTGCAGAAAGGAAACAAGTTTGGGTTGAGCCATAAATATAGAGCAAACATCATTGTTTTTACATCATCATTCTAGCGTGAATTTGAATGTATAAActgatcaaaaatatttttgttttttcatcaaaaaattttcattttttaaataaccaGCAAGCGCACAGTAATTGAATCGCAAATAGTTCAGGAGTGTGGCATACATGTTTCATATATGAATGCATGTAAGTTTTACGaacgttgaaaaaaataaataaaagcattgTATTAACCTGAGTGTCTTTGAGAGATTTTCTCAGTCGTTTGAATGCACCAGATGTGAGTGAGCAATTATTTAAGTTCAACGACTTCGTTTCGCAACTTTTAACGATATCACCTATGATTTGAATACCCGCTTCTCCAATCTTGTTGTTAAAACCAGCTTTGATAGTCTTCAACTGTAGACACGTATTTGATAGGtatatttgttttgaattaGTCTACTCATTGGATAATACATTTGGATAAGTTTTAAAATACTTCTACGGACTTTATTTTCGTTGCTGCCATTGTTGAAAGAACGGAACTACTATCATTCATTATTTACCACAAAGAATTTAAATAAACGAAATAAAAGACGAGATACTTGAGATTATCTGTAATGCATTCTACGGAGAtacaaagaattaacattagtGTGTTAGCTAAATTTAATTCGGCTCAATTCCATTGACTGAAGTCAGTTCATTGGTATACATTTTAGCAATTTTGTCAGTGAAGCCAAAATTCTACTTTATTGCTGATTTGTAAGCACTAAAAATAATACCTGGGCCCCTTTAAAAGACGCCTGAAGCCTCGCAAGCTTTTCTTTATTCAATTCACAACGAGAAACATCTAAAGCTTCAGATTTACAATGATCAAATAAATCACGAAGATTTCGTCCTTGAAACAGCAGTTTGGAGTTCCCCTGTAGATCTAACATTTTTATCTGTAAAATAGAACAAGGagttttaaatacaaaataataagcAGTTTCTACACAAGGAGATTTCACTTACGGTAACATCGCACTTTTGAGCGGCAGTTAACAAAGATTTGATTGTTGCATCATACAAGTTGCAATCTGACAAACTGAAAAGGTCAAGATTTCCAGTCCGGGAAAGTAAAGAGGTCAGAATCAGTATGGTCAACGATGTCAATTTCTCTCCAGAAAGACATATTTCATTCATATGAACTTGAAGAAGTTCTTTAATTCCGTCGCCAGCTTCGTGAAGTGCGGCATAAAAAGAATGACTTTTATCGCCCGAGTTTAAGATGTTTCGAAAATCTTGCAAAAGTATTTCTCGTTTTTCTTCTGGTGCCGATACTGAAAAATAGGACAATAAACCATTCGATCATTATGAGGAATTTGAAGTCAAACATCAGTAACAATTTAAACATATATCATTGAAGTATTGTCGGCTGAAGTTGTGTCTGCCAAAGTAAAGATCAATTTGAATCTACTAATTTGTACGTGGTAACCCACAATGCTTCTGCGAACGGTTACAAATATAGCGATACGTGACGAATTTTCATACATACATTCTTATTTGCTGAAATTATACCGAGCATATCGAAGGCTTGAAAGCAACAAAATGACTGACCTTCAACGATGTCATGCAAAACTGCCATGTTTTCTTCGTTGAATAGAAGTCCGCATAATACCATTCTAATGAAACCGTGTTTGGGATTATGGA contains:
- the LOC120327240 gene encoding astrocytic phosphoprotein PEA-15-like, with the translated sequence MTKTDEELDNLIALLSKKITESDFPQLRDASKDEAIKECDLKRLSSPKEWLTFLREKNLLSSDDPSFIEHVFEICRRPDLLTIVMEYRISNLGLQNEEELGKKLIRVRTSKKYKGSPDQPDIEQGEPAIKLSAPPKNRRKSSSTN